The following are encoded together in the Nitrospira sp. genome:
- the ndk gene encoding nucleoside-diphosphate kinase — protein sequence MMNERTLAIVKPDAVKKNVIGDIILRYEQAGLKPIAIKMIHMSQSVVEGFYAVHKARPFFGSLCAFMSSGPAVVIVLQGENAIKRNRELMGATDPAKADAGTIRKTHGANIEFNAVHGSDSPETAQFEIGYFFPGMEIFA from the coding sequence ATCATGAACGAACGAACATTGGCCATCGTCAAACCGGATGCTGTAAAGAAAAATGTCATCGGGGATATTATCCTTCGATATGAACAAGCGGGATTGAAGCCGATTGCCATCAAGATGATTCATATGTCTCAGTCTGTTGTGGAAGGGTTTTATGCGGTCCACAAAGCGCGACCATTTTTCGGGAGCTTGTGCGCCTTCATGTCTTCCGGTCCTGCCGTGGTCATTGTGCTCCAAGGTGAGAATGCCATTAAAAGGAACCGGGAGCTGATGGGCGCGACGGACCCGGCAAAGGCGGACGCGGGAACCATTCGCAAAACCCATGGAGCGAATATCGAGTTCAATGCCGTGCATGGTTCAGACTCGCCGGAGACTGCTCAGTTTGAGATCGGCTACTTCTTCCCCGGTATGGAGATCTTCGCATAG
- a CDS encoding glycosyltransferase, with product MGPARLYKLFPSPDWDETDLETSSDPFHPGGRFQTSTKKKAIRDHFDAYAPHRLFWEKKAKAYYDDQTRYLKFLVPEGLRVLEIGSGIGNLLAALKPSRGLGIDLSPVMVKEAAQRHPALEFRVGDVETLELDEHFDVIILADVVGHLLDVQAAFKRLRRLCTAQTRVIMSSHNHVWEPILRLCENVGLKMPQREQSWLSPADLTNLLYLADFDVVKVERRLLLPLSVPLLGPLCNRLLAHLPGWRGLCLSHYVIARARLRRPERPYSTTIVIPCRNEQGHIDAILRRIPEFGGRQEILFVDGHSIDGTVEEITRVRAFYPSRNIKLLVQDGQGKHDAICKGFAHALGDILMILDADVSMPPEALPKFYEAIASGKGEFIIGCRLIYPQEGHTRRLLVLFVNTVFGAAFSWLLNQRIKDPRCGTKVFFRRDYERLAANRQYFDDVDPPGDFNLLFGASKLNLQIVEIPIRYEARTYGTNMIRRVGQRWVLFKMVVYGFFRLKAV from the coding sequence ATGGGACCAGCGAGACTTTATAAACTCTTTCCCTCGCCGGATTGGGATGAGACGGATCTCGAGACGTCGTCTGATCCTTTTCATCCGGGAGGGCGATTCCAGACCAGTACCAAGAAAAAAGCGATCCGCGATCATTTCGATGCCTACGCCCCGCATCGGCTGTTCTGGGAGAAGAAGGCCAAGGCCTACTACGATGATCAAACCCGCTATCTCAAGTTTCTTGTACCCGAGGGATTACGGGTCTTGGAAATCGGGTCAGGGATCGGCAATCTCCTTGCCGCGTTGAAGCCGTCGCGTGGACTTGGTATCGATTTGAGTCCTGTCATGGTGAAGGAGGCGGCTCAACGGCATCCGGCCTTGGAGTTTCGAGTCGGGGATGTCGAAACACTCGAGCTTGATGAACACTTCGATGTCATCATTCTCGCGGATGTGGTCGGCCATTTGCTGGATGTCCAGGCGGCGTTCAAACGTCTACGCCGTCTCTGTACCGCCCAGACCAGAGTCATCATGTCGTCTCACAACCATGTGTGGGAACCGATTCTCCGGTTGTGTGAGAACGTTGGGCTGAAGATGCCGCAGCGCGAGCAAAGCTGGCTCTCGCCGGCGGATCTCACGAATCTCCTGTATCTCGCCGATTTCGATGTCGTGAAGGTCGAGCGACGATTGTTGTTACCCTTGTCAGTTCCGCTGCTTGGTCCGTTGTGCAACAGGCTGCTCGCCCATCTCCCAGGATGGCGTGGACTCTGTCTGTCGCATTATGTGATTGCTCGTGCGAGGCTCCGGAGGCCGGAACGGCCCTATTCAACGACCATCGTCATCCCGTGTCGGAACGAACAAGGCCATATTGATGCGATCTTGAGACGGATTCCGGAGTTCGGAGGCCGCCAGGAGATTCTGTTTGTCGACGGGCATTCGATCGACGGAACCGTGGAAGAGATCACACGCGTCAGGGCATTTTATCCAAGTAGGAATATCAAACTCTTGGTACAGGATGGGCAAGGAAAACACGATGCGATCTGCAAGGGATTTGCCCATGCCCTGGGCGATATTCTCATGATCCTGGACGCGGATGTGTCGATGCCACCGGAGGCCCTTCCGAAATTCTATGAAGCGATCGCGAGCGGAAAGGGGGAGTTCATCATAGGCTGTCGGCTGATCTACCCTCAGGAGGGACATACGAGGCGTCTGCTCGTTCTGTTCGTCAATACGGTATTTGGAGCGGCATTCTCGTGGCTGCTCAATCAGCGAATCAAGGACCCGCGTTGTGGGACCAAAGTCTTCTTCCGGCGTGACTATGAACGCCTGGCGGCCAATCGACAGTATTTCGACGATGTCGATCCTCCTGGGGATTTCAATCTGCTGTTCGGTGCGTCCAAGCTCAATCTGCAGATTGTGGAGATTCCCATTCGTTACGAAGCACGGACCTACGGCACCAACATGATTCGACGTGTCGGGCAGAGATGGGTGCTGTTCAAGATGGTCGTCTACGGTTTCTTTCGTCTCAAGGCCGTCTGA
- a CDS encoding DUF2314 domain-containing protein encodes MRGLVALKIGLIVALMSPPVFADSFTDKAKSDSTVEISDEDPAMQKAMARARAGLEGFLKKAGSPPSDTGHYSVKVRVSEGESLEYLWISNLKGEGDLWSGQIENLPVVRSLKKGQMYSFAKTEIVDWTYVDKGRKKVIGNFTTCALLTKEPPDVAQNIRKQYGLECDR; translated from the coding sequence ATGAGAGGACTGGTAGCGCTGAAGATTGGGCTCATTGTGGCACTGATGTCCCCACCGGTGTTCGCTGATTCATTCACCGACAAGGCGAAAAGCGATAGTACGGTCGAGATCAGCGATGAGGATCCGGCGATGCAAAAGGCCATGGCGCGCGCCCGTGCCGGACTGGAGGGTTTTCTGAAAAAAGCGGGATCACCGCCGTCCGATACCGGCCACTATTCGGTGAAGGTGCGGGTGAGTGAAGGGGAGAGTCTTGAGTACCTCTGGATTTCCAATCTGAAAGGGGAAGGCGATCTGTGGTCGGGGCAGATCGAAAATCTGCCGGTGGTTCGATCATTGAAGAAGGGCCAGATGTATTCGTTTGCAAAGACGGAAATTGTCGACTGGACTTACGTCGATAAGGGCAGGAAAAAGGTCATCGGCAACTTTACGACCTGTGCGCTCTTGACCAAAGAACCACCAGATGTTGCCCAAAACATTCGGAAACAATATGGCCTGGAGTGTGATCGCTGA
- a CDS encoding transglycosylase SLT domain-containing protein has translation MSRRHGAPHTPSRHQRPKHPLVRVVRGSWRVLIACLRAILKAPPTIQVWSTVAILITVALTINWIYHAYYKPTELFFPVEPAFHKSPRETWGEYGPLFEIHSTAIITPELLAAIAQAEGSGNPVARTYWKWRLTSHNPLEWYQPASTAVGMFQITDGTFQEGKRYCIHNHVVVETGPWNNFDSCWFNSLYSRVIPGHAMELTASLLDRQVTRLIGDREATFEQKQELAAVIHLCGAGAGRNYVKRNYRLTPHQHCGAHDLRTYLLRISALKQQFTFLRGQ, from the coding sequence ATGTCGCGTCGTCACGGTGCCCCCCACACGCCTTCCCGCCACCAGCGTCCCAAGCATCCACTGGTACGCGTTGTTCGTGGAAGCTGGCGGGTGCTCATCGCATGTCTGCGTGCCATCCTCAAGGCTCCGCCGACCATTCAAGTATGGAGTACGGTAGCCATCCTCATCACTGTGGCTTTAACCATCAATTGGATCTATCACGCCTATTATAAGCCGACGGAACTATTCTTTCCGGTCGAACCGGCCTTTCACAAAAGCCCTCGTGAAACGTGGGGAGAGTATGGACCACTGTTCGAGATCCATTCGACGGCGATCATTACACCGGAGCTGCTGGCCGCCATCGCGCAAGCCGAAGGCTCCGGCAATCCTGTTGCGCGAACCTACTGGAAATGGCGCCTCACCTCGCACAATCCGCTGGAGTGGTATCAACCTGCCTCCACGGCTGTCGGGATGTTTCAGATCACCGACGGCACGTTTCAAGAAGGGAAACGCTATTGTATTCACAACCATGTCGTCGTTGAAACGGGACCATGGAACAATTTCGATTCCTGCTGGTTCAACAGCCTGTATAGTAGAGTCATTCCTGGACATGCCATGGAACTGACCGCCTCGTTGCTCGACCGACAGGTCACGCGGTTGATTGGAGACCGCGAGGCTACGTTCGAACAAAAACAGGAGCTGGCCGCAGTCATACATCTCTGCGGCGCAGGAGCCGGCCGCAACTATGTCAAACGGAACTATCGACTGACGCCGCACCAGCACTGTGGCGCCCATGATCTCAGAACCTACCTACTGAGGATTTCCGCTTTGAAACAGCAGTTCACGTTCCTCAGGGGACAGTGA
- a CDS encoding MFS transporter, whose translation MVWWVRNRTVMNTNPSIAPERPHALRTTVLAGAIGNVLEWYDFALFGYFAPVLSVLFFPASDPSLSLIATFSVFAVGFLARPLGALCFGYWGDTRGRRSALSWSVILMAIPTCLLGLLPTYAQIGLAAPIALTLLRFIQGFSVGGEFTGSVTFLIEHAARNERGYIGSWAGFSAQIGALLGSGVGAIAGASFTPETLHDWGWRIPFLAGSVIAVVGWYLRRNLPESPAFERLQQSGVVSSTPIRDFATQNQAPLLQVVGLVLLHGVGFYIFYVYLPTYLTKVTDLPMQTALTINTICMAMMAVLIPIMGKVADRVGPQWVLTAGAVGLAFGTIPFFMCFSSGQVMAVVMAQLGVTLFVAAYMGPFFAVVAILFPVAHRYTGLSISYNMASALFGGTAPLIATMIVERSGSPLAPGWYVSLCAIISLFVLLTIQAEKNAAAQAHPNPH comes from the coding sequence ATGGTATGGTGGGTACGCAACCGCACCGTGATGAATACCAACCCCTCCATAGCTCCGGAGAGGCCCCACGCACTCCGCACAACGGTCCTGGCCGGTGCGATCGGGAATGTGCTGGAATGGTATGATTTCGCGCTCTTCGGATACTTTGCCCCCGTCTTGTCCGTCCTGTTTTTTCCTGCCTCCGATCCCTCATTGTCGTTGATCGCCACATTCAGCGTGTTTGCCGTCGGATTTTTGGCCAGACCGCTGGGTGCGCTGTGCTTCGGCTATTGGGGAGATACGCGAGGACGCCGATCAGCGCTTTCATGGTCGGTCATCCTCATGGCAATCCCCACCTGTCTCCTCGGCCTGCTGCCGACCTACGCGCAGATCGGCCTCGCCGCGCCAATTGCGTTGACCCTCTTACGGTTTATTCAAGGATTCTCAGTCGGTGGAGAATTTACCGGATCCGTGACCTTTCTGATCGAACATGCCGCACGAAACGAACGAGGCTATATCGGCAGTTGGGCCGGTTTCAGCGCACAAATCGGCGCCTTGTTGGGCTCCGGAGTCGGCGCTATCGCCGGTGCGAGTTTCACGCCGGAGACTCTGCACGATTGGGGCTGGCGCATTCCGTTCTTGGCAGGAAGTGTCATCGCCGTAGTCGGTTGGTATCTCCGCCGAAACCTCCCTGAATCACCGGCCTTTGAACGACTCCAACAAAGTGGAGTGGTCTCGTCCACACCGATTCGTGACTTCGCAACGCAGAACCAGGCACCGCTGCTTCAAGTTGTCGGCCTCGTGCTGCTGCACGGCGTAGGGTTCTATATCTTTTACGTCTATCTCCCCACCTATCTGACGAAGGTAACCGATCTCCCGATGCAGACCGCCTTAACCATCAATACCATCTGTATGGCCATGATGGCGGTGCTGATCCCGATCATGGGCAAGGTAGCCGATCGAGTCGGACCTCAATGGGTCCTCACCGCCGGTGCGGTTGGGCTCGCGTTCGGCACCATCCCATTCTTCATGTGCTTCAGCAGCGGACAGGTGATGGCGGTGGTCATGGCGCAGTTGGGTGTCACCCTCTTCGTCGCCGCCTACATGGGCCCCTTCTTTGCCGTCGTCGCCATCCTCTTTCCGGTTGCCCATCGCTACACGGGGCTTTCAATTTCGTACAATATGGCATCGGCTCTGTTTGGTGGGACCGCTCCGTTGATCGCCACCATGATTGTTGAACGAAGTGGAAGCCCGCTTGCTCCAGGCTGGTACGTGAGTCTCTGTGCCATCATCTCGCTTTTCGTGCTTCTGACCATTCAGGCCGAAAAGAATGCCGCCGCTCAAGCCCATCCCAACCCTCATTGA
- a CDS encoding cytochrome P450 yields the protein MTSPPLIDHTNLGTGLSGPPVSRWWGYFPELRRDTLGFLLRCQTYGDVVKLPMGHVLEFFLRQPDAAMYVLNHPADVKHILVTNQDNYQKGPVPPVESRIFGQGVLHTESTIHHRQRRLFLPFFHGHQVAAYSSLITSTAHAHVAEWYDGMTVDIGQEMAHLTLSIIWRLLFGQDLQADASLIRDAISAGQRLIKLQYDSFLASLIPLWIPLPRHRRFLRGFHVIEETLIQLIRDRRRNPSYRNDVLSLLLAAKDADGHSLNEREIRDELMTFLLAGHETTANALTWTWALLSQTESVRERLVCELNDVLGDRPPDAADLPRLRYLKMIWDESLRLYPPAWSLHTRVAHAEDRLPSGAILPPGSWVFISPWNLHRNPRWFPDPTQFDPERFSEAACQTRPAFTYIPFGAGGRRCLGESFAELEGLLVLATVASKIRLRLNDGRVIKPEPGMTLHPHIPVQMTVEQLRPLQTPSTVASVDCF from the coding sequence ATGACCTCGCCACCCCTGATAGATCACACGAATCTAGGTACGGGTCTGTCCGGCCCACCCGTCTCACGCTGGTGGGGGTATTTCCCTGAACTTCGCCGTGACACCCTCGGCTTTCTCTTACGCTGCCAAACCTATGGCGACGTCGTCAAACTCCCAATGGGACATGTCCTGGAGTTTTTCCTGCGGCAACCAGATGCCGCCATGTACGTCCTGAACCATCCCGCTGATGTGAAACACATCCTGGTGACGAATCAAGACAATTATCAGAAGGGACCGGTTCCGCCGGTTGAATCCAGAATTTTCGGGCAAGGCGTCCTGCATACAGAAAGCACTATCCACCATCGTCAACGACGGCTTTTCCTCCCATTTTTTCACGGGCATCAAGTCGCCGCGTACAGCAGCCTCATCACCAGCACGGCCCACGCCCATGTCGCAGAGTGGTATGATGGCATGACAGTCGACATCGGACAAGAAATGGCTCACCTCACCCTCTCGATTATTTGGCGCCTGCTGTTCGGACAAGACTTACAGGCGGATGCCAGCCTCATCCGTGATGCCATTTCAGCCGGCCAACGGCTCATCAAGCTACAGTACGACTCGTTCCTCGCAAGCCTGATCCCGCTCTGGATTCCCCTTCCTCGGCATCGTCGATTTCTGCGTGGTTTCCACGTGATAGAAGAAACACTCATTCAATTGATTCGTGATCGGCGACGTAATCCCTCGTATCGGAACGACGTACTCTCGCTCTTACTGGCCGCGAAGGATGCCGATGGTCACTCACTGAACGAGAGAGAGATTCGTGATGAGCTCATGACTTTTTTGCTGGCCGGCCATGAAACCACTGCCAATGCGTTGACCTGGACCTGGGCTCTTCTGTCTCAGACCGAATCGGTTAGGGAACGGTTGGTCTGCGAGTTGAATGACGTGCTGGGCGATCGACCTCCTGACGCGGCCGACCTGCCTCGGTTGCGCTATCTCAAGATGATCTGGGACGAGTCGCTTCGCCTCTATCCTCCCGCATGGAGCCTCCATACTCGTGTCGCCCATGCCGAGGATCGACTTCCATCGGGGGCAATCCTTCCGCCCGGATCGTGGGTCTTCATCAGCCCCTGGAATCTGCACCGAAATCCACGCTGGTTCCCTGATCCCACGCAGTTTGATCCGGAGCGGTTTTCTGAGGCAGCATGCCAGACTCGCCCGGCCTTCACGTATATCCCATTCGGTGCCGGCGGGCGTCGATGTCTGGGGGAATCCTTCGCAGAACTTGAGGGGCTCTTGGTCCTAGCGACTGTGGCATCAAAGATTCGCCTGCGCCTGAATGACGGACGGGTGATTAAGCCGGAACCTGGCATGACCTTACATCCTCACATCCCGGTGCAGATGACCGTTGAACAACTCCGCCCCCTCCAAACACCGAGCACCGTGGCATCAGTCGACTGCTTCTGA